From the Bacillus tuaregi genome, one window contains:
- a CDS encoding MotE family protein, which translates to MEKLLEEQEEKKYSKLQWFLVVIVIPTLFAITVAVLVLTVAGINVFEKANEYRDKIPFVPTREEINIKQALKEAESTVTKLELEIENREAAIAKLESKIEGKDQEIETLLQEKEHLQAEIEDLMLAQKEGQQSFQAIVNTFETISAKKAAPILVQMNDDEALKILSSLKPDIVAAILEKMNAQDAAKYTALLTKHSNTYR; encoded by the coding sequence ATGGAAAAGTTATTGGAAGAACAGGAAGAGAAGAAGTACAGTAAACTTCAATGGTTTCTTGTAGTGATTGTCATTCCTACATTATTTGCCATAACTGTTGCTGTCCTTGTCTTAACTGTGGCAGGTATTAACGTATTCGAAAAGGCTAACGAGTATCGAGACAAAATTCCATTTGTTCCGACAAGGGAAGAAATAAATATTAAACAAGCTCTTAAGGAAGCTGAAAGTACTGTAACAAAATTAGAATTAGAAATTGAAAATCGTGAGGCAGCAATCGCAAAGCTTGAATCAAAGATTGAAGGCAAAGACCAGGAAATTGAAACACTTCTGCAAGAAAAAGAGCATTTACAGGCAGAAATTGAAGATTTGATGCTGGCGCAGAAGGAAGGTCAGCAGTCATTTCAAGCTATTGTCAATACCTTTGAAACGATATCAGCTAAAAAAGCAGCACCAATCCTGGTTCAAATGAATGACGATGAAGCCTTAAAAATCTTATCAAGTTTGAAGCCCGATATCGTGGCGGCCATTCTTGAAAAAATGAATGCACAAGATGCAGCTAAATATACGGCTTTATTGACTAAACATAGCAACACTTATCGCTAA
- the fliJ gene encoding flagellar export protein FliJ has protein sequence MGYRFKFEKIMSVKEREKNEALSAYNDSVKRFEEVAQKLYELLKKKEDLESYQSIKLVSGLHVQEIRHHQQFIVNLQKSIEQYQQMVQNARNHMLFQQEKLMQKNIEVKKYEKMKEKGLHEFLEELKYVEDRQMDDISIQHYVHRGS, from the coding sequence ATGGGCTACCGATTTAAGTTTGAGAAAATTATGTCTGTAAAGGAACGTGAGAAAAACGAAGCGCTTTCCGCCTATAATGATTCAGTCAAAAGATTTGAAGAAGTTGCCCAAAAATTATATGAGCTTCTGAAAAAAAAAGAGGATTTAGAAAGCTATCAGTCTATAAAGCTTGTGAGCGGATTGCATGTACAGGAAATCAGACATCATCAGCAGTTTATTGTCAATCTGCAAAAATCGATTGAGCAATATCAGCAAATGGTGCAAAATGCCCGTAATCACATGCTATTTCAGCAGGAAAAGCTGATGCAAAAAAATATAGAAGTGAAAAAATATGAAAAAATGAAAGAAAAAGGCTTGCATGAATTCCTTGAGGAATTAAAGTATGTTGAGGACAGACAGATGGACGATATCTCGATTCAACACTATGTACATCGAGGAAGTTAG
- the fliI gene encoding flagellar protein export ATPase FliI, which yields MKASELAGKLNQLDCYKRYGRVKQVVGLMIESQGPESSIGDLCLIHVRHRRKVIQAEVVGFKGENVILMPYTTVSDISPGSLVEATLKPLEIKVGQALIGSVIDALGNSLDGNPLPKGLSTVPTEQSPPNPLRRPPISEPIEVGVRMIDSLLTVGNGQRVGIFAGSGVGKSTLLGMVARNTKADLNVIALIGERGREVREFIEKDLGPEGLQRSIVVVATSDQPALMRLKGALTATAIAEYFRDRGLNVMLMMDSVTRFAMAQREVGLAIGEPPTTKGYTPSVFALLPKLLERTGTNESGSITAFYTVLVDGDDMNEPIADTVRGILDGHFVLDRSLANKGQYPAVNVLKSVSRVMNNIVEREHVKSAERLRELLSTYYNAEDLINIGAYKKGSSKEIDSALQSYPQIISFLKQGTHEKMSLQDSIHALYQLIGRGD from the coding sequence ATGAAAGCCTCTGAGCTTGCAGGAAAACTCAATCAACTTGATTGTTACAAGCGCTATGGAAGGGTTAAGCAGGTGGTTGGTCTGATGATTGAATCACAAGGACCGGAAAGCTCGATTGGCGATCTATGTCTTATACATGTTCGTCATCGAAGGAAAGTGATTCAAGCTGAGGTAGTTGGTTTTAAAGGAGAGAATGTGATTCTAATGCCTTATACGACCGTTAGTGATATTTCACCCGGCAGCCTTGTCGAAGCAACCTTGAAGCCACTGGAGATTAAAGTAGGGCAGGCATTAATTGGAAGTGTGATTGATGCTTTAGGAAATTCGCTTGATGGGAATCCCTTACCGAAAGGGCTCTCGACCGTACCAACAGAGCAGTCACCACCCAATCCGTTAAGAAGACCACCCATTTCTGAACCAATTGAAGTGGGTGTCAGAATGATTGATAGTTTGCTAACGGTTGGAAATGGTCAACGTGTCGGTATTTTTGCCGGTAGCGGTGTTGGGAAAAGTACACTGCTTGGAATGGTTGCCAGAAATACAAAAGCAGATTTAAATGTCATTGCCTTAATTGGTGAACGGGGGCGTGAGGTACGTGAATTTATCGAAAAGGATCTTGGACCGGAAGGCTTGCAGCGCTCCATTGTCGTTGTAGCAACCTCTGACCAGCCTGCCTTAATGCGCTTAAAAGGAGCTCTGACAGCTACGGCGATTGCTGAATATTTTCGTGACCGAGGTCTGAATGTCATGCTAATGATGGATTCAGTCACACGTTTTGCCATGGCACAGCGGGAAGTGGGTCTAGCCATTGGAGAGCCGCCTACAACTAAGGGCTACACGCCTTCTGTTTTTGCGTTACTGCCAAAGCTGTTAGAAAGGACCGGTACAAATGAATCAGGCTCTATTACGGCATTCTATACGGTGCTTGTCGACGGCGATGATATGAATGAGCCGATAGCAGATACGGTACGAGGAATTCTTGATGGTCATTTTGTACTCGATCGTAGTTTAGCCAATAAAGGTCAGTATCCAGCTGTTAACGTGTTAAAAAGTGTCAGCCGTGTGATGAATAATATCGTGGAGAGGGAACATGTAAAATCTGCGGAGAGATTACGTGAACTGCTTAGTACCTACTACAATGCAGAGGATTTAATCAATATTGGTGCATATAAAAAGGGATCATCAAAGGAAATCGATTCAGCCCTACAATCCTATCCACAGATTATTTCCTTTTTAAAACAAGGAACCCATGAAAAAATGTCCTTGCAGGACAGTATCCATGCATTATATCAACTAATAGGAAGAGGCGATTAA
- the fliH gene encoding flagellar assembly protein FliH, whose amino-acid sequence MSRLIKSQWPERAADKKVISIKSFNLPEVNEDFSAKAESVTRASEQVMEEALHEADRIKDEAKLASEALLAQVQKEREAWEVERDLLTNQAREEGYRAGWEQGQADGYSACQEKLHHAEQIVSSAKKEYHAYLDASEQTILALAVSVAEKIVNKEIKGNQDYFVSLVKKAIREVKEFQDVEIHVHPMNYEYLISKKDELQAIFPHRTNLIIYPDSDLAEGSCLLESPYGRIDAGVDTQLLEIKRKLAELLESDGHESL is encoded by the coding sequence TTGTCTAGGCTCATTAAATCACAATGGCCGGAACGTGCAGCTGATAAAAAAGTCATTTCGATTAAATCGTTTAATCTACCTGAAGTAAATGAGGATTTTTCTGCAAAAGCTGAATCCGTAACAAGAGCCTCTGAACAAGTAATGGAAGAGGCATTGCACGAAGCTGATAGGATTAAGGACGAGGCAAAGCTAGCATCAGAGGCGCTTTTAGCCCAGGTTCAAAAGGAACGGGAAGCATGGGAAGTGGAGAGAGACCTATTAACTAATCAAGCAAGAGAAGAAGGGTATCGTGCTGGCTGGGAGCAAGGACAGGCTGATGGTTATTCAGCCTGTCAAGAAAAATTACATCATGCCGAGCAAATCGTTTCATCGGCTAAAAAGGAATATCATGCCTATTTAGATGCATCAGAGCAGACCATTTTAGCTTTAGCCGTCTCCGTCGCTGAAAAAATAGTGAATAAAGAAATCAAAGGAAATCAGGATTATTTTGTTTCGTTGGTGAAAAAAGCCATTCGTGAAGTAAAAGAATTTCAGGATGTTGAAATTCATGTCCATCCTATGAACTACGAATATCTCATTTCGAAAAAAGATGAACTACAGGCAATTTTTCCGCATCGTACAAATCTTATTATTTATCCTGATAGTGATTTAGCAGAAGGCAGTTGTTTGCTTGAATCACCATATGGCCGTATTGATGCAGGTGTTGATACACAGCTGTTGGAAATAAAAAGAAAGCTGGCAGAGCTGCTGGAGAGTGATGGACATGAAAGCCTCTGA
- the fliG gene encoding flagellar motor switch protein FliG, protein MARKEQKDLSGKQKAAILLISLGPDVSASVYKHLSEEEIEKLTLEISGVKKVDSQSKEEVVEEFHQIALAQDYIAQGGIGYAKTVLEKALGEEQATVILNRLTSSLQVRPFDFARKADPAQIFNFIQNEHPQTIALILSYLDAQQAGQILSELPQEMQADIAKRIAVMDSTSPEIINEIEQILERKLSTTVTQDYTQTGGIEAVVEVLNGVDRTTERTILDALEIQDPELAEEIKKRMFVFEDIVTLDNRSIQRIIRDCENEDLLLSLKVSSDEVKQTVFRNMSTRMVDTFKEEMEYLGPVRLRDVEEAQSRIVAIIRRLEDAGEIVIARGGGDDIIV, encoded by the coding sequence ATGGCAAGAAAAGAACAAAAGGACTTAAGTGGAAAACAAAAGGCGGCCATTCTTCTGATTTCTCTAGGTCCGGATGTTTCTGCTTCTGTCTATAAACATTTAAGTGAAGAAGAAATTGAAAAATTAACCTTAGAAATATCTGGGGTAAAAAAGGTTGACAGCCAGTCTAAAGAAGAAGTTGTGGAAGAGTTCCATCAAATTGCTCTTGCCCAGGATTATATTGCTCAGGGCGGGATTGGTTATGCCAAAACGGTTCTTGAAAAGGCTTTAGGGGAAGAACAAGCAACGGTTATCCTAAACCGGCTTACCTCGTCCTTACAGGTGCGTCCGTTTGACTTTGCCAGAAAAGCAGATCCGGCTCAAATCTTTAATTTCATTCAAAATGAACATCCGCAGACTATTGCTTTAATACTGTCATATTTAGATGCACAGCAGGCAGGTCAAATATTATCGGAGCTTCCGCAAGAAATGCAGGCGGATATTGCGAAAAGAATTGCGGTAATGGACAGTACATCTCCGGAAATTATCAACGAGATTGAACAGATATTAGAGCGTAAGTTATCGACTACAGTTACCCAGGATTATACGCAAACAGGCGGAATAGAGGCAGTTGTAGAAGTATTGAACGGTGTTGATAGAACAACTGAGAGAACAATTCTTGATGCGCTTGAAATTCAGGATCCTGAGCTTGCGGAGGAAATTAAAAAGAGAATGTTTGTATTTGAGGATATCGTTACATTGGATAATCGTTCCATCCAGCGGATTATTCGGGATTGTGAAAATGAAGATCTATTACTGTCATTGAAGGTTTCTAGTGATGAAGTGAAGCAAACCGTCTTTAGGAATATGTCAACAAGAATGGTTGATACCTTCAAGGAGGAAATGGAATATCTTGGCCCTGTTCGGTTAAGGGACGTAGAAGAGGCACAGTCAAGGATTGTTGCCATTATCCGCAGGCTGGAGGATGCAGGAGAAATTGTCATAGCCCGCGGTGGAGGTGATGATATCATTGTCTAG